One part of the Cryptosporangium minutisporangium genome encodes these proteins:
- the cbiE gene encoding precorrin-6y C5,15-methyltransferase (decarboxylating) subunit CbiE, producing the protein MTSDFPTEVVTVVGIGADGWAGLGDPARDALRAAEVVFGSQRQLGLLPADVACERVTWPRPMMPAIPQLLAANAGRRIAVLASGDPMFFGIGGTLVRQLGADRVRVITHPSSISLACARLGWPEEKIEIVSLVGRPVERLHTAIQPGRQVLALSADGTTPGQVAALLVARGYGESRLTVLEHLGSATEARRTAVASEWAGEITSALNVIAIECVAGPDAALLPLIPGLPDESYDSDGQLTKREVRAITLARLAPLPGQLLWDVGAGAGSVAIEWLRTHRSCRAVAVEHRPDRAARLAGNAAALGVPGLIVSVGSVPGALAALDPPDAVFIGGALTVPGVVETCWDALKPGGRLVANAVTIQSEAAVASWHEQLGGDLTRISISRAKPVGGFLGWKPMMPVTQWVVTKR; encoded by the coding sequence GTGACCTCCGACTTTCCCACCGAAGTGGTGACGGTCGTCGGTATCGGTGCCGACGGCTGGGCCGGGCTCGGAGACCCGGCGCGCGACGCACTCCGCGCCGCCGAAGTGGTCTTCGGCAGCCAGCGCCAACTCGGACTGTTGCCGGCGGACGTCGCCTGCGAACGCGTCACCTGGCCGCGGCCGATGATGCCGGCGATCCCGCAGTTGCTGGCCGCCAACGCCGGCCGCCGGATCGCGGTACTGGCCAGCGGCGACCCGATGTTCTTCGGCATCGGGGGCACGCTGGTGCGCCAGCTCGGCGCGGATCGCGTGCGGGTGATCACGCACCCTTCGTCGATCTCGCTCGCGTGCGCCCGTCTCGGGTGGCCGGAGGAGAAGATCGAGATCGTCAGCCTGGTCGGCCGTCCGGTGGAGCGTCTGCACACCGCGATCCAGCCCGGGCGCCAGGTGCTGGCGCTGAGCGCGGACGGTACGACGCCGGGGCAGGTCGCTGCGCTGCTCGTCGCACGGGGCTACGGCGAGAGCCGGCTCACCGTGCTCGAACATTTGGGCTCGGCAACGGAGGCTCGCCGTACCGCGGTCGCGTCGGAGTGGGCAGGCGAGATCACCAGCGCGCTGAACGTGATCGCGATCGAGTGCGTGGCCGGCCCGGACGCAGCCCTGCTGCCCCTCATCCCCGGCCTGCCGGACGAGTCGTACGACAGCGACGGGCAGCTCACCAAGCGCGAGGTCCGCGCGATCACGCTGGCCCGGCTCGCGCCGCTCCCCGGTCAACTGCTCTGGGACGTCGGGGCGGGCGCGGGCAGCGTCGCGATCGAGTGGCTCCGGACGCATCGGTCGTGCCGCGCGGTGGCGGTCGAGCATCGTCCGGACCGGGCGGCGCGTCTGGCCGGGAACGCGGCGGCGCTCGGCGTCCCCGGGCTGATCGTCTCGGTCGGGTCGGTGCCCGGCGCGCTGGCCGCGCTCGACCCACCGGACGCGGTGTTCATCGGCGGTGCGCTGACCGTTCCCGGCGTCGTCGAAACCTGCTGGGACGCGCTGAAACCGGGTGGACGGCTGGTGGCCAACGCGGTGACGATCCAGTCGGAGGCTGCGGTCGCGAGCTGGCACGAGCAGCTCGGTGGCGACCTCACCCGCATCTCGATCAGCCGGGCGAAGCCGGTCGGCGGGTTCCTCGGGTGGAAGCCGATGATGCCGGTGACGCAGTGGGTGGTGACGAAACGATGA
- a CDS encoding YcnI family protein: protein MTVTTDRRPARPRRLLARTAAVVLAAGVAVLGFAGPASAHVTVNPSEATQGGYAALTFRVPNERDDASTTKLEVALPTDTPFASVSVKPIPGWTVATTTSKLAKPIEAHGTQVTEAVSRVTWTATSPANAIAPHQFQEFSISVGPLPEAEKIYFKSLQTYSNGEVVRWIEEPTGSEEPDKPAPVLTLVKGGDGHGSADTETSEAASASESDDDDSDGNGLAIGLGVAGLIAGVAGLIAGLLALRRSTADSSTAKS from the coding sequence ATGACGGTAACGACGGACCGGCGGCCCGCACGGCCCCGACGGCTCCTGGCGCGCACGGCAGCGGTCGTGCTCGCTGCCGGCGTCGCGGTGCTGGGCTTCGCCGGCCCGGCGTCCGCGCACGTGACGGTGAACCCGTCCGAGGCGACGCAGGGCGGCTACGCCGCGTTGACGTTCCGGGTGCCGAACGAGCGTGACGACGCCTCGACGACGAAGCTCGAGGTCGCGCTCCCGACCGACACCCCGTTCGCGTCCGTGTCGGTCAAGCCGATCCCCGGTTGGACGGTGGCGACCACGACGTCCAAGCTGGCCAAGCCGATCGAGGCCCACGGCACGCAGGTCACGGAGGCGGTCAGCCGGGTGACGTGGACGGCGACCAGCCCGGCCAACGCCATCGCGCCGCACCAGTTCCAGGAGTTCTCGATCTCGGTCGGCCCGCTGCCGGAGGCCGAGAAGATCTACTTCAAGTCGCTGCAGACGTACTCGAACGGTGAGGTCGTCCGCTGGATCGAGGAGCCGACCGGCAGCGAGGAGCCGGACAAGCCCGCTCCGGTGCTGACGCTGGTCAAGGGCGGCGACGGCCACGGCTCCGCGGACACCGAGACCAGCGAGGCGGCGTCCGCGTCCGAGTCCGACGACGACGACTCGGACGGGAACGGGCTCGCCATCGGGCTGGGCGTCGCCGGTCTGATCGCCGGTGTCGCGGGTCTGATCGCCGGTCTGCTGGCGCTGCGCCGGTCCACCGCCGACTCCTCCACGGCGAAGTCCTGA
- a CDS encoding MFS transporter, translating to MMSQGLAREARAGVFTLVCLSSSIALHSWAAGSLPSVPAMVAGAGLVLVAAALLAARERRFPLIAGVLLVAQTGLHYLFEALPHAGHHATAIVPVSPAPSPTAMVLAHLVAGLSTAAWLRGGEAAVWRLGRRMARGVAPLRLLWTLVRTLIVPTTRPALVVALSRAIVRSAPGWRHSVIRRGPPVLAAH from the coding sequence TGCCTGAGCTCGTCGATCGCCCTGCACTCGTGGGCCGCCGGGTCCTTGCCGTCGGTTCCCGCGATGGTGGCCGGCGCCGGCCTGGTGTTGGTCGCCGCCGCGCTGCTGGCCGCGCGGGAACGTCGGTTCCCGCTCATCGCCGGGGTTCTGCTGGTCGCCCAGACCGGGCTGCACTACCTCTTCGAGGCGCTGCCGCACGCGGGACATCACGCCACCGCGATCGTGCCGGTATCGCCCGCGCCCTCGCCGACCGCGATGGTGCTGGCGCACCTGGTCGCCGGGTTGTCGACCGCAGCCTGGTTGCGTGGCGGCGAGGCCGCCGTGTGGCGTCTCGGCCGTCGGATGGCGCGTGGTGTCGCGCCGTTGCGACTGCTCTGGACCCTCGTGCGGACGCTGATCGTGCCGACGACGCGTCCGGCGCTCGTCGTCGCGTTGAGCCGGGCGATCGTTCGGTCGGCACCGGGTTGGCGGCACAGCGTGATCCGGCGCGGTCCACCGGTGCTCGCGGCGCACTGA
- a CDS encoding Dyp-type peroxidase → MIAGSCRWLRRVGAVGALVAALLATGATPASAHSVGGVGATNFRTTLEHFSGAPGVELRVVENGSRLELEAESETVVRGYQNEPYARVGPDGVYVNENSPAYYLNTDRYGVTTVPASADPKKAPSWRKISDEPVFRWHDHRTHWMQTTLPPVVSRSPDEVHRISRWTITFDRGGTSLTATGSLSWVPGPSPWGWFAAAAVLLVVPALVVGFGRRRTFTALGVAVLLVVVADAAHSVGVVLLEASRTDAFVSLLPQVAVWAIGGLASWLLFRGRDAGTWAAAVVGVCVAAASGFPDLPVFWRSSAPTVLPLGVDRLTVVVGLGVGLGLAGALALQLLLQRRRGAGSVQRLAPVGTDLAEATPEAAATNAPEPDADQPLPVDAGSETSDDPEPLGAPGGHVRGPRISRRHAVGLAVAGGAGAVAGAGLQLAASPDQPTPTAPTNTVALGSVGSQTVPFHGARQAGIATPIQRQAHARIAAFDLVPGADAAALRTLLQRWTTAAEALTTGRPAGNRTDTMTADSGPAALTVTVGFGPSLFGTVFPASARPAALAPLPAFGGESLDAARSDGDLGVLVCADDPVVVFSALRTLEQLAAGVATPRWQFAGFTRGRGVTTNEGATVRNLMGQLDGTKNPKPSEATFGKTVFVSADGWMRGGSYLVVRRIRMLLDEWEELPVTAQEQVIGRKKASGAPLSGGVETTPANFGRRGPDGELLIPADSHVRLAAAAFNRGAAMLRRGYSFADPQPGGGVEAGLIFLAWQADPRTGFVPVHQNLIAGKDRLSRFTRHEAGALFAMPGGVTRGEYLGQRLFEEAGL, encoded by the coding sequence GTGATAGCAGGTTCATGCAGGTGGCTGCGTCGCGTCGGCGCGGTCGGGGCGCTGGTCGCGGCGCTGCTCGCGACCGGGGCGACGCCGGCGTCGGCGCACAGTGTCGGCGGTGTCGGCGCGACGAACTTCCGCACCACGCTGGAGCACTTCTCCGGTGCGCCCGGCGTCGAGCTCCGCGTGGTGGAGAACGGCAGCAGGCTGGAGCTGGAGGCCGAGAGCGAGACCGTCGTCCGCGGGTACCAGAACGAGCCGTACGCGCGGGTGGGGCCGGACGGCGTGTACGTGAACGAGAACTCACCCGCGTACTACCTGAACACCGACCGTTACGGCGTGACCACCGTCCCGGCGAGCGCCGACCCGAAGAAGGCCCCGAGCTGGCGGAAGATCTCCGACGAGCCGGTCTTCCGCTGGCACGACCACCGCACGCACTGGATGCAGACCACGCTCCCGCCGGTCGTGAGCCGATCCCCCGACGAGGTCCACCGGATCAGCCGCTGGACGATCACGTTCGACCGCGGCGGCACCTCGCTGACCGCGACCGGTTCGCTGAGCTGGGTACCGGGCCCGTCGCCGTGGGGCTGGTTCGCCGCTGCAGCCGTGCTGCTGGTGGTACCGGCGCTGGTGGTGGGCTTCGGGCGGCGAAGGACGTTCACTGCGCTGGGGGTCGCGGTGCTCCTGGTGGTGGTCGCGGACGCCGCGCACAGCGTCGGGGTGGTGCTGCTCGAAGCGTCGAGGACCGACGCGTTCGTGTCGTTGCTGCCGCAGGTCGCGGTCTGGGCGATCGGCGGACTGGCCAGCTGGTTGCTGTTCCGCGGCCGGGACGCCGGTACCTGGGCCGCGGCGGTGGTCGGCGTCTGCGTCGCGGCCGCGTCCGGCTTCCCCGACCTACCGGTCTTCTGGCGCTCGTCCGCGCCGACGGTCCTCCCCCTCGGGGTGGACCGCCTCACCGTCGTGGTGGGCCTCGGGGTCGGGCTCGGCCTGGCCGGCGCCCTCGCCCTTCAACTGCTACTTCAACGACGACGAGGTGCAGGCTCGGTACAGCGCCTGGCCCCGGTGGGTACCGACCTCGCGGAGGCAACCCCCGAGGCAGCGGCTACCAATGCACCAGAGCCGGACGCTGACCAGCCCCTACCGGTCGATGCCGGCTCGGAGACGTCCGACGACCCCGAGCCGCTCGGGGCCCCCGGGGGGCACGTCCGAGGCCCGCGAATCAGCCGGCGCCACGCCGTGGGGCTGGCCGTGGCGGGGGGCGCCGGGGCCGTCGCCGGGGCCGGTCTGCAGCTCGCCGCGAGCCCCGACCAACCCACCCCCACCGCACCGACCAACACCGTGGCGCTCGGCTCGGTCGGCAGCCAAACCGTCCCGTTCCACGGCGCTCGCCAAGCCGGTATCGCCACCCCGATCCAGCGTCAGGCGCACGCCCGGATCGCCGCGTTCGACCTGGTCCCCGGCGCCGACGCCGCCGCGCTGCGGACGCTGCTCCAACGCTGGACCACCGCGGCCGAGGCGCTCACCACCGGCCGCCCGGCCGGGAACCGCACGGACACGATGACCGCGGACAGCGGCCCGGCCGCCCTCACGGTCACCGTCGGCTTCGGTCCGAGCCTGTTCGGGACGGTGTTCCCGGCGAGCGCCCGGCCCGCGGCGCTGGCTCCACTCCCCGCATTCGGAGGCGAATCCCTGGACGCCGCCCGCAGCGACGGCGACCTCGGTGTGCTGGTCTGTGCCGACGATCCGGTCGTGGTGTTCTCCGCGCTCCGCACGCTGGAGCAACTCGCCGCCGGGGTGGCGACTCCCCGCTGGCAGTTCGCCGGTTTCACCCGAGGGCGCGGCGTCACCACGAACGAGGGCGCGACGGTCCGCAACCTGATGGGCCAGCTGGACGGAACGAAGAACCCGAAACCCAGCGAGGCGACGTTCGGCAAGACCGTGTTCGTCTCCGCGGACGGGTGGATGCGCGGCGGCTCGTACCTGGTCGTCCGCCGGATCCGGATGCTGCTCGACGAGTGGGAGGAGCTTCCGGTCACCGCACAGGAGCAGGTCATCGGGCGGAAGAAGGCCAGCGGGGCGCCGCTGTCCGGAGGAGTCGAGACGACGCCCGCGAACTTCGGACGCCGGGGCCCGGACGGCGAACTGCTGATCCCGGCGGACTCGCACGTGCGGCTCGCGGCCGCCGCGTTCAACCGGGGCGCGGCGATGCTGCGGCGGGGGTACTCGTTCGCCGATCCGCAGCCGGGCGGCGGGGTGGAGGCAGGGTTGATCTTCCTGGCCTGGCAGGCCGATCCACGGACCGGCTTCGTTCCGGTGCACCAGAACCTGATCGCGGGCAAGGATCGGCTGAGCCGCTTCACCCGACACGAGGCCGGCGCGCTCTTCGCGATGCCCGGCGGCGTGACCCGGGGCGAGTACCTCGGCCAGCGGCTCTTCGAGGAGGCGGGGCTGTGA
- a CDS encoding cobalt-precorrin-5B (C(1))-methyltransferase, producing MTELRYGWTTGACATAATTAAYTALLTGEFPDPVQITLPKGQQPSFALATEHRTQESATAGVIKDAGDDPDVTHGALIRATVRHGLPGTGVTFRAGEGVGTVTKPGLPLPVGEPAINPVPRQMMRDAIAQVAAQHGGAGDVEIEVGVENGEEIAKKTWNPRLGILGGLSILGTTGVVVPYSCSAWIDSIRRGIDVARAAGYQHVAGCTGSTSEKVAAALYDLPEDALLDMGDFAGAVLKYLRRHPVPRLTIAGGIGKLAKLAAGHLDLHSKRSQVDFGFLASLVPDAATAQEVQHANTALQALQLYPPIGHLVAAKARETADDVLRGAPVTTDVVVIDRAGTIVGRA from the coding sequence GTGACCGAACTGCGGTACGGCTGGACGACCGGTGCCTGCGCCACCGCGGCCACCACCGCTGCGTACACCGCGCTGCTCACCGGCGAGTTCCCGGACCCGGTGCAGATCACGCTCCCGAAGGGGCAACAGCCGAGCTTCGCACTCGCCACCGAACACCGCACCCAGGAAAGCGCCACGGCCGGGGTGATCAAGGACGCCGGCGACGACCCGGACGTGACCCACGGCGCCCTGATCCGGGCGACCGTGCGGCACGGGCTGCCCGGCACCGGCGTCACGTTCCGGGCGGGCGAGGGCGTCGGCACCGTCACCAAACCCGGCCTGCCGCTGCCGGTCGGCGAGCCCGCGATCAACCCGGTCCCCCGGCAGATGATGCGGGACGCGATCGCACAGGTCGCCGCGCAGCACGGTGGCGCGGGCGACGTCGAGATCGAGGTCGGCGTCGAGAACGGCGAGGAGATCGCCAAGAAGACGTGGAACCCGCGGCTCGGCATCCTCGGCGGCCTGTCGATCCTCGGTACGACCGGCGTCGTCGTGCCGTACTCCTGCTCGGCGTGGATCGACAGCATCCGGCGCGGCATCGACGTCGCCCGAGCGGCCGGGTACCAGCACGTCGCCGGCTGTACCGGAAGTACGTCCGAGAAGGTCGCGGCGGCGCTCTACGACCTGCCCGAGGACGCGCTGCTCGACATGGGGGACTTCGCCGGCGCGGTGCTCAAGTACCTGCGGAGGCACCCGGTGCCGCGGCTGACGATCGCCGGCGGGATCGGGAAACTCGCCAAACTCGCGGCCGGTCATCTCGATCTGCATTCGAAGCGGTCGCAGGTCGACTTCGGGTTCCTCGCGTCGCTGGTTCCGGACGCAGCAACAGCCCAGGAAGTACAGCACGCCAACACCGCACTCCAAGCCCTGCAGCTCTACCCGCCGATCGGTCACCTGGTCGCGGCGAAGGCACGGGAAACCGCCGACGACGTCCTCCGCGGCGCCCCGGTCACCACGGACGTCGTCGTCATCGACCGCGCCGGGACCATAGTCGGAAGGGCTTAG
- the cobM gene encoding precorrin-4 C(11)-methyltransferase: MTVHFIGAGPGAADLITVRGQRLIASSPVCLYAGSLVPAELLASCPSGARLVDTASLNLDQIIAECVAADQAGLDVARLHSGDPSVFSAMAEQMRRLDAAGVPYDVTPGVPAFAAAAASLKHELTVPGVGQTVILTRTSARATPMPPGEDLATLGASRSTLVLHLAVQRIVPVVDELIPSYGADCPVAVVARASREDEVVLRGTLADIAAQVSAAGIVRTAVIIVGAVLNASSFSDSHLYSACRER, encoded by the coding sequence ATGACCGTGCACTTCATCGGCGCCGGACCGGGCGCCGCCGACCTGATCACGGTGCGGGGACAGCGGCTGATCGCGTCGTCGCCGGTATGCCTCTACGCGGGTTCGCTGGTGCCGGCCGAATTACTCGCGTCCTGTCCTTCGGGCGCGCGGCTGGTCGACACTGCCTCGCTGAACCTCGACCAGATCATCGCCGAGTGCGTGGCTGCTGATCAGGCTGGGCTGGACGTCGCCCGGCTGCACTCCGGCGACCCGTCGGTGTTCAGCGCGATGGCCGAGCAGATGCGTCGGCTGGACGCTGCCGGGGTGCCCTACGACGTGACGCCGGGGGTGCCGGCGTTCGCGGCGGCTGCCGCGTCACTGAAGCACGAGTTGACCGTGCCCGGCGTCGGGCAGACCGTGATCCTGACCCGGACGTCGGCCCGCGCGACGCCGATGCCGCCGGGGGAGGACCTGGCGACGCTCGGCGCGAGCCGGTCGACTCTCGTCCTGCACTTGGCCGTGCAGCGGATCGTTCCTGTCGTCGACGAGCTGATCCCGTCGTACGGGGCGGATTGCCCGGTCGCGGTGGTGGCACGAGCGAGCCGGGAGGACGAGGTGGTGCTGCGCGGGACGCTCGCCGACATCGCCGCGCAGGTGTCGGCCGCCGGAATCGTGCGTACGGCGGTGATCATCGTCGGTGCGGTGCTGAACGCGTCCTCGTTCTCGGATTCGCACCTGTACTCGGCCTGTCGGGAGCGTTAG
- a CDS encoding cupredoxin domain-containing protein, whose product MRLRAALVVGLLAVGGCASWGPEGGPGGIGRSGAPAAAATSASPAVAATRGPDGIQRITVSLTDELKFVPDRVTAAPGVIEFRLQNVGVTPHDMTVANATAGNVNGGQTTVLRVTVEKPGEYPFPCLYHAESGMRGVLEVTPPE is encoded by the coding sequence GTGAGGCTCCGGGCGGCGCTCGTTGTCGGCCTGCTCGCCGTCGGGGGGTGTGCGTCGTGGGGACCGGAGGGCGGCCCCGGCGGGATCGGACGGTCGGGCGCCCCCGCTGCCGCCGCGACGTCGGCGTCGCCAGCGGTGGCCGCGACGCGAGGCCCGGACGGCATCCAACGGATCACGGTGAGCCTGACCGACGAGCTGAAGTTCGTTCCGGATCGGGTGACCGCCGCACCCGGTGTGATCGAGTTCCGGCTGCAGAACGTCGGTGTGACGCCGCACGACATGACCGTGGCGAACGCGACCGCGGGCAACGTCAACGGGGGTCAGACGACGGTGCTCCGGGTGACGGTGGAGAAGCCCGGCGAGTACCCGTTCCCTTGCCTGTACCACGCCGAGAGCGGCATGCGCGGCGTCCTGGAGGTCACGCCTCCCGAGTGA